In a genomic window of Streptococcus oralis:
- a CDS encoding CPBP family intramembrane glutamic endopeptidase, protein MVNELQRIMSAFIQILFIILLPSIWWFMTMRGKVPFMEWIGLKAIKRVKTLHLILWMVGGFSLFTIFSILIFPLTRGLETATSAFSAMEYKALPSILIYSILQTSLPEELLFRGFLLKRMANHMPFVFANTIQAFAFGLLHGVLFASVVSLEVTFFIVFFTGAIAAYLGFVNEKIAGGSILPSWLMHATANILSGLVSAFSLL, encoded by the coding sequence ATGGTTAATGAACTTCAACGAATAATGAGCGCCTTTATTCAAATTCTCTTTATTATTTTACTACCTTCTATCTGGTGGTTTATGACTATGAGGGGGAAAGTTCCATTTATGGAATGGATCGGACTAAAAGCTATTAAAAGAGTAAAAACTTTGCATCTGATTTTATGGATGGTGGGGGGATTTTCTTTATTTACTATTTTTTCTATCCTTATCTTTCCTCTTACTCGTGGTCTAGAAACAGCTACTTCGGCTTTTTCTGCTATGGAATATAAGGCTTTACCAAGTATTCTAATTTACAGTATTTTGCAAACATCTTTACCAGAGGAACTATTATTTAGAGGTTTTCTACTGAAACGAATGGCAAATCACATGCCGTTTGTCTTTGCAAATACCATACAGGCCTTCGCTTTTGGATTGCTTCATGGAGTATTGTTTGCTTCAGTAGTGAGTTTGGAAGTCACTTTTTTCATTGTATTTTTTACTGGAGCAATAGCAGCTTATCTTGGCTTTGTTAATGAAAAGATAGCAGGAGGATCAATTTTACCAAGTTGGCTAATGCATGCCACAGCCAACATCCTCTCTGGTTTAGTTTCTGCATTTTCTTTGCTTTGA
- a CDS encoding DEAD/DEAH box helicase, which produces MKFNEFNLSAELLAEIEKAGFVEASPIQEQTIPLALEGKDVIGQAQTGTGKTAAFGLPTLEKIRTEEATIQALVIAPTRELAVQSQEELFRFGRSKGVKVRSVYGGSSIEKQIKALKSGAHIVVGTPGRLLDLIKRKALKLQDIETLILDEADEMLNMGFLEDIEAIISRVPENRQTLLFSATMPDAIKRIGVQFMKDPEHVKIAAKELTTELVDQYYIRVKEQEKFDTMTRLMDVEQPELAIVFGRTKRRVDELTRGLKIRGFRAEGIHGDLDQNKRLRVLRDFKNGNLDVLVATDVAARGLDISGVTHVYNYDIPQDPESYVHRIGRTGRAGKSGQSITFVAPNEMGYLQIIENLTKKRMKGLKPASAEEAFQAKKQVALKKIERDFADEAIRGNFEKFTKDARKLAAEFSPEELAMYILSLTVQDPDSLPEVEIAREKPLPFKPSGNGFGGKGKGGRGGRRRDDRRDRDRRGNGRRDDFKKGSRGNDRFDKDRRYRNKDNKKPRNTSSEKKTGFVIRNKGDK; this is translated from the coding sequence GTGAAATTTAATGAATTTAACTTGTCTGCTGAATTGCTAGCAGAGATTGAAAAAGCTGGATTTGTAGAAGCCAGTCCCATCCAAGAACAGACCATTCCCTTGGCTCTCGAAGGAAAAGACGTTATCGGTCAAGCTCAGACTGGTACAGGAAAAACTGCAGCTTTTGGCTTGCCAACCCTTGAAAAAATCCGTACAGAAGAAGCGACCATCCAAGCCTTGGTCATCGCTCCAACTCGTGAACTCGCTGTTCAAAGCCAAGAAGAACTCTTCCGATTTGGCCGTAGCAAGGGAGTGAAAGTTCGCTCAGTTTACGGTGGTTCCAGCATTGAAAAACAAATCAAGGCCCTTAAATCTGGTGCCCATATCGTGGTAGGAACACCAGGCCGTCTCTTGGACTTGATTAAACGCAAGGCCTTGAAATTACAAGACATTGAAACCCTCATCCTTGACGAAGCGGATGAAATGCTCAATATGGGCTTCCTTGAAGACATCGAAGCCATCATTTCCCGTGTCCCTGAAAATCGTCAAACCTTGCTCTTTTCAGCAACCATGCCAGATGCTATCAAACGTATTGGTGTTCAGTTTATGAAGGACCCTGAGCATGTCAAGATTGCTGCAAAGGAATTGACAACAGAGCTGGTGGACCAGTACTATATCCGTGTCAAAGAACAAGAGAAATTTGATACCATGACACGTCTTATGGATGTGGAACAACCAGAGCTTGCTATCGTATTTGGTCGTACCAAACGCCGTGTAGATGAATTGACTCGTGGACTTAAAATTCGTGGCTTCCGTGCAGAAGGGATTCATGGTGATTTGGACCAAAACAAACGTCTTCGTGTCCTTCGGGATTTTAAAAATGGCAATCTAGATGTTCTCGTTGCGACAGACGTTGCAGCGCGTGGTTTGGATATCTCAGGTGTGACCCATGTCTACAACTACGATATTCCACAAGATCCTGAAAGCTATGTTCACCGTATCGGTCGTACAGGTCGTGCTGGTAAGTCAGGTCAATCCATTACTTTCGTAGCTCCAAATGAAATGGGCTATCTCCAAATCATCGAAAACTTGACCAAGAAGCGCATGAAAGGTCTTAAACCTGCAAGTGCAGAGGAAGCCTTCCAAGCTAAGAAACAAGTAGCGCTCAAGAAAATCGAACGAGACTTCGCAGACGAAGCCATTCGTGGGAACTTTGAAAAATTTACTAAAGATGCTCGTAAGTTAGCTGCAGAATTTAGTCCAGAAGAATTGGCTATGTATATCTTGAGTCTGACAGTCCAAGATCCAGACAGCCTTCCTGAAGTGGAGATTGCGCGTGAAAAACCACTGCCATTTAAACCATCAGGTAATGGATTCGGTGGCAAAGGTAAGGGAGGTCGTGGAGGCCGTCGTAGGGACGACCGTCGAGACCGTGATCGCCGCGGCAATGGTCGCCGTGATGATTTCAAAAAAGGCAGTCGTGGAAACGATCGTTTTGATAAAGACAGACGTTACCGTAATAAAGACAATAAAAAACCTCGCAACACTTCAAGCGAAAAGAAGACCGGCTTTGTTATTCGTAACAAAGGAGACAAATAG
- the codY gene encoding GTP-sensing pleiotropic transcriptional regulator CodY, producing the protein MAHLLEKTRKITSILKRSEEQLQDELPYNAITRQLADIIDCNACIVNNKGRLLGYFMRYKTNNDRVEQFFQTKTFPEVYVQGANMIYDTEANLPVEHDLTIFPVESRADFPDGLTTIAPIHVSGIRLGSLIIWRNDKKFEDEDLILVEIASTVVGIQLLNFQREEDEKNIRRRTAVTMAVNTLSYSELRAVSAILAELDGNEGQLTASVIADRIGITRSVIVNALRKLESAGIIESRSLGMKGTYLKVLISDIFEEVKKRDY; encoded by the coding sequence ATGGCACATTTATTAGAAAAAACAAGAAAAATCACGTCTATTCTAAAGCGCTCAGAAGAGCAACTCCAAGATGAACTTCCTTACAATGCGATCACACGCCAGTTAGCTGATATTATTGACTGTAACGCTTGTATTGTGAATAACAAGGGACGTCTCTTGGGCTACTTTATGCGTTATAAGACAAATAATGACCGTGTAGAACAGTTCTTCCAAACCAAAACCTTCCCTGAGGTCTATGTACAAGGGGCAAACATGATTTATGATACGGAAGCCAATCTTCCTGTTGAACATGATTTGACCATTTTCCCTGTGGAGAGCCGTGCGGACTTTCCAGATGGGTTGACAACCATCGCTCCGATTCATGTATCAGGGATTCGCCTAGGTTCGTTGATCATTTGGCGCAATGATAAGAAATTTGAAGATGAAGATTTGATCCTTGTCGAGATTGCGAGCACGGTTGTGGGAATTCAACTATTGAACTTCCAACGTGAAGAAGATGAGAAAAATATTCGCCGTCGTACAGCTGTTACTATGGCGGTCAACACCCTTTCCTATTCAGAACTTCGTGCCGTATCAGCTATTTTAGCTGAATTGGATGGAAATGAAGGGCAGTTGACTGCGTCTGTTATTGCAGACCGTATTGGCATTACACGCTCAGTGATTGTCAATGCGCTTCGTAAATTGGAGTCTGCGGGAATTATTGAGAGTCGTTCACTAGGAATGAAGGGGACCTATCTCAAGGTATTGATTTCAGATATTTTTGAGGAAGTGAAAAAGAGGGACTACTAA
- the vex2 gene encoding ABC transporter ATP-binding subunit Vex2, producing MTLLQLQDVTYRYKNTAEAVLYQIKYNFEPGKFYSIIGESGAGKSTLLSLLAGLDSPVEGSILFQGEDIRNKGYSYHRMHHISLVFQNYNLIDYLSPLENIRLVNKKASKDTLLELGLDESQIKRNVLQLSGGQQQRVAIARSLVSEAPVILADEPTGNLDPKTAGDIIELLKSLAEKTGKCVIVVTHSKEVAQASDITLELKDKKLTETRNTTK from the coding sequence ATGACTTTATTACAATTGCAAGATGTTACCTACCGTTATAAGAACACTGCTGAGGCAGTTTTATATCAGATCAAGTATAATTTTGAACCCGGAAAATTTTATAGTATCATTGGTGAGTCAGGAGCAGGAAAATCCACTCTCTTGTCCCTCCTGGCTGGTCTAGATAGTCCTGTTGAAGGTTCTATCCTTTTCCAAGGAGAGGACATTCGGAATAAGGGGTATTCTTACCATCGCATGCACCATATTTCCCTGGTCTTTCAAAATTATAACTTGATAGATTATCTTTCTCCGCTGGAAAATATCCGCTTGGTCAACAAAAAAGCAAGCAAGGATACACTTCTTGAGCTTGGTTTGGATGAAAGTCAGATCAAGCGGAACGTTCTCCAGTTATCAGGTGGTCAACAACAACGTGTAGCTATTGCTCGCAGTTTGGTATCAGAAGCTCCAGTTATTCTAGCTGATGAGCCAACAGGAAATCTGGACCCTAAAACTGCTGGAGATATTATCGAACTGCTCAAATCACTTGCTGAGAAAACAGGTAAATGTGTCATCGTCGTTACGCACAGTAAAGAAGTGGCGCAAGCGTCAGATATTACACTTGAGTTGAAGGACAAGAAACTGACTGAAACTCGCAATACTACTAAATAA
- a CDS encoding class II fructose-bisphosphate aldolase, whose product MAIVSAEKFVQAARDNGYAVGGFNTNNLEWTQAILRAAEAKKAPVLIQTSMGAAKYMGGYKVARNLIANLVESMGITVPVAIHLDHGHYEDALECIEVGYTSIMFDGSHLPVEENLKLAKDVVEKAHAKGISVEAEVGTIGGEEDGIIGKGELAPIEDAKAMVATGIDFLAAGIGNIHGPYPANWEGLDLDHLKKLTEALPGFPIVLHGGSGIPDDQIQAAIKLGVAKVNVNTECQIAFANATRKFARDYEANEAEYDKKKLFDPRKFLADGVKAIQASVEERIDVFGSEGKA is encoded by the coding sequence ATGGCAATCGTTTCAGCAGAAAAATTTGTCCAAGCAGCTCGTGACAACGGTTATGCAGTTGGTGGATTTAACACAAACAACCTTGAGTGGACTCAAGCTATCTTGCGCGCAGCAGAAGCTAAAAAAGCTCCAGTTTTGATCCAAACTTCAATGGGTGCTGCTAAATACATGGGTGGTTACAAAGTTGCTCGCAACTTGATCGCTAACCTTGTTGAGTCAATGGGTATCACTGTACCAGTAGCTATCCACCTTGACCACGGTCACTACGAAGATGCACTTGAGTGTATCGAAGTTGGTTACACTTCAATCATGTTTGACGGTTCACACCTTCCAGTTGAAGAAAACCTTAAATTGGCTAAAGACGTTGTTGAAAAAGCACACGCTAAAGGTATCTCAGTAGAAGCTGAAGTTGGTACTATCGGTGGTGAAGAAGACGGTATCATCGGTAAAGGTGAATTGGCTCCAATCGAAGACGCTAAAGCAATGGTTGCAACTGGTATCGACTTCTTGGCAGCTGGTATCGGTAACATCCACGGTCCTTACCCAGCAAACTGGGAAGGTCTTGACCTTGACCACTTGAAGAAATTGACAGAAGCTCTTCCAGGCTTCCCAATCGTATTGCACGGTGGTTCAGGTATTCCTGATGACCAAATCCAAGCAGCTATCAAACTTGGTGTTGCGAAAGTTAACGTTAACACTGAATGCCAAATCGCATTCGCTAACGCAACTCGTAAATTTGCTCGTGACTACGAAGCAAACGAAGCAGAATACGACAAGAAAAAACTCTTCGACCCACGTAAATTCTTGGCTGACGGTGTAAAAGCTATCCAAGCATCAGTTGAAGAACGTATCGACGTATTCGGTTCAGAAGGTAAAGCATAA
- a CDS encoding cysteine hydrolase family protein, with the protein MAKALISIDYTEDFVADHGKLTAGAPAQAISKAIDQVTRLAFDRGDYVFFTIDAHEEKDTFHPESKLFPPHNIIGTSGRNLYGSLADFYAEHEADSRVFWMDKRHYSAFSGTNLDIRLRERRVDTVILTGVLTDICVLHTAIDAYNLGYQIEIVKPAVASIWPENHQFALGHFKNTLGAKLLDENLAEIEL; encoded by the coding sequence ATGGCAAAGGCTTTAATCTCGATTGACTATACAGAGGATTTCGTAGCAGACCATGGAAAGCTAACTGCTGGCGCACCTGCTCAAGCGATATCAAAAGCCATTGATCAGGTAACTAGATTAGCTTTTGATCGTGGAGACTATGTCTTTTTTACCATTGATGCTCATGAAGAGAAGGATACATTCCACCCAGAAAGCAAGCTCTTTCCACCGCACAACATCATCGGAACTAGTGGGCGTAACCTTTATGGCTCCCTAGCTGATTTTTATGCTGAGCATGAGGCGGATAGTCGTGTCTTTTGGATGGATAAGCGTCACTATTCAGCTTTTTCAGGAACGAACTTAGATATCCGTTTGCGAGAACGTCGGGTTGACACTGTTATCTTAACAGGTGTTTTGACGGACATTTGCGTCCTTCATACGGCTATTGATGCTTATAATTTAGGTTATCAAATTGAGATTGTTAAGCCTGCAGTTGCCTCTATTTGGCCAGAAAATCATCAGTTTGCTCTTGGGCATTTTAAGAACACATTGGGAGCAAAATTACTGGATGAAAACCTTGCTGAAATTGAACTATAA
- the vncS gene encoding sensor histidine kinase VncS, whose amino-acid sequence MKRTGLFTKIFIYTFSIFSVLVICLHLAIYFLFPSTYLSHRQETIGQKATAIAQSLDGKDRQNIEQVLDLYSQTSDIKGAVKGEMTEDKLEVKDNLPLDTDRQTTSLFIEEREVKTQDGSTMTLQFLASMDLQKEAEQISLQFLPYTLLASFLISLLVAYIYARTIVAPILEIKRVTRRMMDLDAQVRLRVDSKDEIGDLKEQINSLYQHLLTVIADLHEKNEAILQLEKMKVEFLRGASHELKTPLASLKILIENMKENIGRYKDRDHYLGVALGIVDDLSHHVLQILSLSSVQEIREEKEEVDLLQMTQSLVKDYALLAKERELHVDISLTHQQAYINPSVMRLILSNLISNAIKHSTLGGLVRIGEREGELFIENSCSPEEQEKLAQSFSGNASRKAKGSGMGLFVVKSLLEHEKLPYHFEMQDDRLTFFMRYPKVTQD is encoded by the coding sequence ATGAAACGAACAGGTTTATTTACAAAGATATTTATCTATACCTTCTCGATTTTTAGTGTTCTGGTTATTTGTCTTCATTTAGCCATTTATTTTCTCTTTCCCTCTACTTATCTGAGCCATCGTCAGGAAACCATTGGCCAAAAAGCGACTGCTATTGCCCAATCCCTAGACGGAAAAGATAGACAAAATATTGAACAAGTATTAGATTTGTATTCCCAGACCAGTGATATCAAAGGAGCTGTCAAGGGAGAGATGACCGAGGACAAGTTAGAAGTCAAGGACAATCTTCCTCTGGACACGGATCGCCAGACCACTTCTCTCTTTATCGAGGAGCGTGAGGTGAAAACGCAAGATGGTAGCACCATGACTCTCCAGTTTCTAGCTTCAATGGACTTGCAAAAAGAAGCAGAGCAGATCAGTCTCCAGTTTCTTCCCTATACCTTGCTAGCATCCTTTCTGATTTCCCTCTTGGTGGCCTACATCTATGCTCGTACCATTGTTGCCCCGATTTTGGAAATCAAGCGGGTGACCCGTCGGATGATGGATTTGGATGCCCAAGTGCGATTGCGCGTGGATTCTAAGGATGAGATTGGTGATCTCAAGGAACAAATCAATAGCCTTTACCAGCATCTCTTGACTGTCATTGCGGACTTGCATGAGAAGAATGAAGCCATTCTCCAGCTGGAGAAGATGAAAGTCGAGTTCCTACGAGGGGCCTCTCATGAGCTGAAAACCCCTCTGGCTAGTCTCAAAATCCTAATCGAAAATATGAAAGAAAATATCGGTCGTTATAAGGATAGAGACCACTATCTGGGAGTTGCCTTGGGGATTGTGGACGACCTCAGTCACCACGTTCTCCAGATACTTTCTCTCTCTTCTGTGCAGGAAATTCGAGAGGAGAAAGAAGAGGTTGATCTCCTTCAGATGACGCAAAGTCTGGTTAAGGATTATGCCTTGCTAGCTAAGGAGAGAGAACTTCATGTAGACATTAGCCTAACCCATCAGCAGGCTTACATAAACCCATCTGTCATGAGACTAATCCTATCGAATCTCATCAGCAATGCTATCAAGCACTCCACTCTAGGTGGCCTGGTCCGCATTGGCGAGAGAGAAGGAGAACTCTTTATCGAGAATAGCTGTAGTCCTGAAGAACAAGAAAAATTGGCCCAGTCTTTTTCTGGCAATGCTAGTCGCAAGGCCAAGGGTTCGGGGATGGGACTCTTTGTGGTCAAAAGTTTATTAGAACACGAGAAATTACCTTATCATTTTGAGATGCAAGATGATCGATTAACCTTCTTCATGCGTTATCCCAAAGTCACTCAGGACTAA
- the vex3 gene encoding ABC transporter permease subunit Vex3, whose amino-acid sequence MLHNAFAYVTRKFFKSIVIFLIILLMASLSLVGLSIKGATAKASQETFKNITNSFSMQINRRVNQGTPRGAGNIKGEDIKKITENKAIESYVKRINAIGDLTGYELIETPETKKNLTADRAKRFGSSLMITGVNDSSKEDKFVSGSYKLVEGEHLTNDDKDKILMHKDLAAKHGWKVGDKVKLDSNVYDADNEKGAKETVEVTIKGLFDGHNKSAVTYSQELYENTAITDIHTAAKLYGYTEDTAIYGDATFFVTADKNLDDVMKELNGISGINWKSYTLVKSSSNYPALEQSISGMYKMANLLFWGSLSFSVLLLALLLSLWINARRKEVGILLSIGLKQASILGQFITESILIAIPALVSAYFLANYTARAIGNTVLANVTSGVAKQASKAAQASNLGGGAEVDGFSKTLSSLDISIQTSDFIIVFVLALVLVVLVMALASSNLLRKQPKELLLDSE is encoded by the coding sequence ATGTTACACAACGCATTTGCTTATGTTACAAGGAAGTTTTTCAAATCGATTGTTATCTTCCTGATTATTCTCCTCATGGCGAGCTTGAGTTTGGTCGGCTTGTCGATCAAGGGAGCTACTGCCAAGGCTTCTCAGGAGACATTTAAAAATATCACCAACAGCTTCTCCATGCAAATCAATCGTCGCGTCAATCAAGGAACGCCTCGTGGTGCTGGGAATATCAAGGGTGAGGACATCAAAAAAATCACTGAAAACAAGGCCATCGAGTCTTATGTGAAACGTATCAACGCCATTGGAGATTTGACTGGATATGAGCTCATTGAAACGCCAGAAACCAAGAAAAATCTCACTGCAGACCGTGCTAAACGGTTTGGCAGCAGTTTGATGATTACAGGTGTCAATGACTCCTCTAAAGAAGATAAGTTTGTCTCTGGCTCATATAAGCTGGTTGAAGGTGAGCACCTAACCAACGACGACAAAGACAAGATCCTCATGCACAAGGACTTGGCAGCTAAACACGGTTGGAAAGTAGGGGACAAGGTTAAACTGGACTCCAATGTCTATGACGCAGACAATGAAAAAGGTGCCAAGGAAACAGTCGAAGTGACAATCAAGGGACTTTTTGATGGTCACAATAAGTCGGCAGTAACCTACTCACAAGAACTCTACGAAAACACAGCTATTACAGACATTCACACTGCTGCAAAACTTTATGGATACACAGAAGACACAGCTATTTATGGGGACGCAACCTTCTTTGTAACAGCAGACAAGAACTTGGATGATGTCATGAAAGAGTTGAATGGTATCAGTGGTATCAACTGGAAGAGCTACACACTTGTGAAGAGCTCCTCTAACTACCCAGCTCTTGAGCAATCCATCTCTGGTATGTACAAGATGGCCAACCTCCTCTTCTGGGGTAGCTTGAGCTTCTCAGTTCTTCTTCTTGCACTCTTGCTTAGTCTTTGGATCAACGCCCGCCGCAAGGAAGTGGGGATTCTCCTCTCTATCGGTCTCAAGCAGGCAAGTATCTTGGGGCAATTCATTACCGAATCGATCTTGATTGCCATTCCTGCTCTTGTTTCGGCTTACTTCCTAGCCAACTACACAGCTCGTGCCATCGGAAATACTGTTCTTGCCAATGTCACTTCAGGTGTTGCCAAGCAAGCCAGCAAGGCTGCTCAAGCCTCTAACCTTGGTGGTGGTGCAGAAGTAGACGGCTTTAGCAAGACCTTGTCGAGCCTAGACATTTCCATTCAGACATCAGACTTTATCATCGTCTTTGTCCTTGCCTTGGTTCTAGTGGTTCTCGTTATGGCGCTTGCCTCAAGCAATCTCCTCAGAAAACAACCAAAAGAGCTCTTGCTCGATAGCGAATAA
- the vncR gene encoding response regulator transcription factor: MKILIVEDEEMIREGISDYLTDCGYETIEAADGQEALEKFSSYEVALVLLDIQMPKLNGLEVLAEIRKTSQVPVLMLTAFQDEEYKMGAFASLADGYLEKPFSLSLLKVRVDAIFKRYYDTGRVFSYKDTKVDFESYSASLAGQEVAINAKELEILDYLVKNEGRALTRSQIIDAVWKATDEVPFDRVIDVYIKELRKKLDLDCILTVRNVGYKLERK; encoded by the coding sequence ATGAAAATTTTAATTGTAGAAGATGAAGAGATGATCCGTGAGGGGATCAGTGACTATTTGACGGATTGTGGTTATGAAACCATTGAGGCAGCAGACGGTCAGGAAGCTCTGGAAAAATTTTCCAGCTATGAAGTAGCCCTAGTTTTACTGGATATCCAGATGCCCAAGCTTAATGGCCTAGAAGTCCTAGCGGAGATTCGTAAGACCAGTCAGGTTCCTGTCCTGATGTTGACCGCCTTTCAGGATGAGGAATATAAGATGGGCGCCTTTGCATCTCTGGCAGACGGCTATCTGGAAAAACCCTTCTCCCTCTCCCTCTTAAAAGTGAGGGTAGACGCGATTTTCAAGCGCTACTACGATACAGGACGAGTCTTCTCCTATAAGGATACCAAGGTGGACTTTGAGAGTTACAGTGCAAGCCTCGCAGGTCAAGAAGTGGCTATCAATGCCAAAGAGTTGGAAATTCTGGATTATCTGGTGAAAAATGAAGGTCGTGCCTTGACCCGTTCTCAGATAATCGATGCTGTCTGGAAGGCGACAGATGAGGTTCCCTTTGATCGTGTCATTGATGTCTATATCAAGGAACTGCGGAAAAAGCTAGACTTGGATTGTATCCTCACTGTGCGCAATGTTGGTTATAAATTGGAGCGAAAATGA
- a CDS encoding ABC transporter permease: MNPIQRAWAYVSRKRLRSFILFLILFVLLAGISACLTLMKSNKTVESNLYKSLNTSFSIKKIENGQTFKLSDLASVSKIKGLENVSPELETVAKLKDKEAVSGEQSVERDDLSASDKNLVSLTALEDSSKDVTFTSSAFNLKEGRHLQKGDSKKILIHEELAKKNGLSLHDKIRLDAGQSESGKGQTVEFEIVGIFSGKKQEKFTGLSSDFSENQVFTDYESSQTLLGNSEPQVSAARFYVENPKEMDGLMKQVENLALESQGYQVEKENKAFEQIKDSVATFQTFLTIFLYGMLIAGAGALILVLSLWLRERVYEVGILLALGKGKSSIFLQFCLEVVLVSLGALLPSFIAGNAITSYLLQTVLASGDQTSLQDTLAKASGLSTSLLSFAESYVFLLLIGCLSVALCFLFLFRKSPKEILSSIS; this comes from the coding sequence ATGAATCCAATCCAAAGAGCTTGGGCTTATGTCAGCAGAAAACGACTGAGAAGTTTTATTTTATTTCTGATTTTATTTGTTCTTTTAGCAGGAATTTCAGCCTGTTTGACGCTGATGAAGTCCAACAAAACAGTAGAAAGCAATCTTTACAAATCTCTTAATACCTCTTTTTCTATTAAGAAGATAGAGAATGGTCAGACCTTCAAGTTATCGGACCTAGCATCAGTTAGCAAGATTAAGGGACTGGAAAATGTCTCTCCTGAACTCGAGACGGTCGCAAAACTGAAAGACAAGGAAGCAGTGAGTGGCGAGCAGAGCGTAGAACGTGATGATTTGTCAGCATCAGACAAGAATTTGGTTAGCTTAACAGCTCTTGAGGATTCATCCAAGGATGTCACCTTTACCAGTTCGGCTTTCAATCTAAAGGAAGGCCGACACCTTCAAAAAGGGGATTCCAAGAAAATCCTGATCCACGAAGAGTTGGCTAAGAAGAACGGTCTTTCGCTTCATGACAAGATTCGCTTGGATGCCGGACAGTCAGAATCTGGAAAAGGACAGACAGTTGAGTTTGAGATTGTTGGCATCTTTTCTGGTAAAAAGCAAGAAAAGTTCACAGGCTTATCTTCTGACTTCAGTGAAAACCAGGTCTTTACAGACTATGAAAGTAGCCAAACGCTTCTGGGAAATAGTGAACCGCAAGTCAGTGCAGCGCGCTTCTATGTAGAAAATCCTAAGGAAATGGACGGACTCATGAAGCAGGTAGAAAACCTGGCTTTAGAAAGTCAAGGCTACCAAGTCGAGAAGGAAAACAAGGCCTTTGAACAAATCAAAGACTCAGTTGCAACTTTCCAAACCTTCCTGACCATCTTCCTTTATGGGATGTTGATAGCAGGAGCAGGAGCCTTAATCTTGGTCTTGTCTCTCTGGTTGAGAGAAAGGGTCTACGAAGTAGGGATTCTTCTGGCACTTGGAAAAGGCAAGAGTTCGATTTTCCTACAATTCTGTTTAGAGGTAGTTTTGGTATCTCTCGGAGCTTTGCTTCCATCCTTTATCGCTGGGAATGCCATTACATCCTATCTGCTCCAAACTGTACTAGCCAGTGGAGATCAGACAAGCTTACAGGACACGCTGGCCAAAGCAAGTGGTCTATCAACTAGTCTCCTATCCTTTGCAGAATCCTATGTCTTTCTGCTCCTGATTGGTTGCTTGTCTGTAGCCCTTTGTTTCCTATTCTTATTTAGAAAATCGCCTAAGGAAATTTTATCATCTATTAGTTAA